The Desulfovibrio desulfuricans DSM 642 DNA segment CCTCTGCCCGCCTCGCCCGCGCGGGCGGCCTCAATGGCCGCATTCAGGGCCAACAGGTTTGTTTGATCGGCTATGTCTTCAATGGTGGTCATGATTGCACCGATGCCGTGGGCCTGTTTATCCAGATCGCCCATGGCTTCGCGCAGTTCAAGAGCCTTCTGCTCCGAGGCACGCATGGCCTCAAGCGACCGCCCCACGACCTCTGCGCCCTGATTGGCCTTATCCCTCGCATCCGTGCCCTGGGCGGCGGCATGCGAGGCGTTTTTGGCAACCTCCAGCACGGTGGAGTTCATTTCTTCCATAGCCGCGGCAGTTTCGTGGATGCGCTGCCGCTGCACGAGCGTGGCCTCGCGGATATCTTCTGAACTGCCCGCGAGTGTGCTCACTTCCTGATGGAGCATCTGCACCATATGTTCGAGCTGGCGCGCGGCTTCAAGCATGCCCTCGGCCTTGGCGCGCTCGGCGTGCAGGCGGGCGGCCTCGGCCTCGCGCGTAGCGGCGTTTGCTGCTGCGGCCTGTTGCTGCGCCTCAACAGTTTTGGCCTCAATCTCCGAAATATTGGATTTAAGGGTGGCGCTCATGGAATTGAGGGACTCAAAAATCACGCCAATTTCGTCAACGCGGCGGTTGACGAGGCTGCCATACACACCAGCGGAAATATCCTTGAGGAAAACGCCCACGGTCTTCAAAGGTGTAATAATGAGCCGCCCGGCCAGCACCCAGATACCTATGCAAATGCCAATCAGGCTTGCCAGCATACCGGTAGCAAACTGCCACACAGCGGCGTTGACAGGCTCCATAAGCTCGCTTTTTTCAATGAGGCCAATAAACTTCCACTTGAGTTCCGGCGAATTGTACACCACAGCTTCATACTGCTTGCCGCTGAATACAGCCTCGCCCGTGGCCGCACCTGACTTGAACAGGGCCGCCAGAGCATCGTTGCCAATGTCGTCTATTTTCTGAAAATTGTGCTGCGGGGTCTTGGGGTCGGATATAACCACGCCGTCATCCTGCACCAGAACAACAAAGCCGGTGCGGCCAATGCGCACGTTTTTGATGAGGTCTGTGAGGGTGCCCAGAGTAATATCTATGGCCGCAACGCCTGTAACTTTGCCGCTGCTGTCGCGCACGGCGCGGCAGGCGCTGACCATTGGCTGACCATCGGTACTTCTGTAGGCGCTGGTAATATAGCTCTTGGCCGGGTCAGACACGGCCATGCCCCACCAGGGGCGTTTGCGCGGATCGTAGCCAGCTGGCTGGGTTTTACCGCTCACGGGGCTGTTGAGTACAAATGCACCTTCCATATTGCCCGCGTAAACATTGGTATATGAGGGGTGCGTCTCCCGATACAGACGGAACAGGGCATCCAGCGCCTTGCCAGCAGTATCGCCTGCCTCGGGGCTGGACGGTGTGGGTTCTGTCGCTGTTGCGTGACTTGTAGTCATCTGCGGCAATTGCGTCATAAGGGGATCAACAGCCAGCATGCCAACGTTGAGCTTGTATTCATCAAACATGGCTGTGACAACATTGCTGACCTGCCGCAGTTCGCCAATGGCGGACTTGGCAAAACTCTCTTCTGAAAGTGTTGCAATGCCCCGCGATGTAAGGGCAAACAGTATGCCCATGGGTATGATGATGATTGCCGCAATACCAAGCATCAGCTTGAGCGATATGGATCTGTTCATAACAAGCCCTTTTGCAAGTGTAGAATTCTGCTTACAGTATCCACAAGATACGTTGCTATTGTTGCAGCCATCATACAGTTCTGGGACACTTTTGCTCACATAAAATTTTTGTCTGCAAGATCAGCCCCTTCAATGGAGAATATTGAGGAGGCAAAATGCAGAG contains these protein-coding regions:
- a CDS encoding methyl-accepting chemotaxis protein translates to MNRSISLKLMLGIAAIIIIPMGILFALTSRGIATLSEESFAKSAIGELRQVSNVVTAMFDEYKLNVGMLAVDPLMTQLPQMTTSHATATEPTPSSPEAGDTAGKALDALFRLYRETHPSYTNVYAGNMEGAFVLNSPVSGKTQPAGYDPRKRPWWGMAVSDPAKSYITSAYRSTDGQPMVSACRAVRDSSGKVTGVAAIDITLGTLTDLIKNVRIGRTGFVVLVQDDGVVISDPKTPQHNFQKIDDIGNDALAALFKSGAATGEAVFSGKQYEAVVYNSPELKWKFIGLIEKSELMEPVNAAVWQFATGMLASLIGICIGIWVLAGRLIITPLKTVGVFLKDISAGVYGSLVNRRVDEIGVIFESLNSMSATLKSNISEIEAKTVEAQQQAAAANAATREAEAARLHAERAKAEGMLEAARQLEHMVQMLHQEVSTLAGSSEDIREATLVQRQRIHETAAAMEEMNSTVLEVAKNASHAAAQGTDARDKANQGAEVVGRSLEAMRASEQKALELREAMGDLDKQAHGIGAIMTTIEDIADQTNLLALNAAIEAARAGEAGRGFAVVADEVRKLAEKTMHATKEVSDSILSIQRVAGINLQSVEEAVQGLDHASSLAGESGAALGDIVTSTNQSAGQIQSIATAAEQQAATSEEINKSIDEINAIAGQTDERAEASLQATRRLEDLALSLSGLIKELKDQSS